From the Gordonia bronchialis DSM 43247 genome, one window contains:
- a CDS encoding enoyl-CoA hydratase has protein sequence MPEYNTIIVERQDRVGVITLNRPKALNALNTELMNEVVGAVREFDADAGIGAIVLTGSERAFAAGADIKEMSSKSYADVVNESFFGAWDELSRTRTPIIAAVTGYALGGGCELAMLCDIIIAGENAVFGQPEINLGVIPGIGGSQRLTRAVGKAKAMDMILTGRQMKVDEAERLGLVSRVVSPEACLETALEVARTIASKSLIAASLAKDAVNRAFESSLTEGVRAERALFYATFATDDQTEGMAAFVEKRDPQFTHR, from the coding sequence GTGCCCGAATACAACACCATCATCGTCGAACGTCAGGACCGGGTCGGGGTCATCACCCTGAATCGGCCCAAGGCCCTCAACGCGCTCAACACCGAGCTGATGAACGAGGTCGTAGGCGCGGTTCGCGAGTTCGACGCCGACGCCGGGATCGGGGCCATCGTGCTCACCGGGTCCGAGCGTGCCTTCGCCGCCGGCGCCGACATCAAGGAGATGTCGTCGAAGAGCTACGCCGACGTCGTCAACGAGTCCTTCTTCGGTGCCTGGGATGAACTGTCGCGCACCAGGACCCCGATCATCGCTGCCGTGACCGGCTACGCACTCGGCGGTGGGTGCGAGTTGGCGATGCTGTGCGACATCATCATCGCCGGCGAGAACGCAGTCTTCGGTCAGCCCGAGATCAACCTCGGTGTGATTCCCGGGATCGGTGGCTCACAGCGACTCACCCGGGCAGTGGGCAAGGCCAAGGCGATGGACATGATTCTCACCGGACGGCAGATGAAGGTCGACGAGGCCGAGCGCCTCGGCCTGGTCTCCCGCGTCGTATCACCCGAGGCCTGTCTGGAGACCGCTCTCGAGGTGGCGCGCACGATCGCATCCAAGTCGCTCATCGCGGCCTCGCTGGCCAAGGACGCAGTCAACCGTGCCTTCGAATCCTCACTGACCGAAGGAGTTCGGGCCGAGCGTGCGTTGTTCTACGCCACCTTTGCCACCGACGATCAGACCGAGGGGATGGCGGCCTTCGTCGAGAAGCGCGACCCGCAGTTCACGCATCGCTGA
- a CDS encoding enoyl-CoA hydratase/isomerase family protein, which produces MTEPSVLADKAGSAAYLVLNRPASINALDHEMVLEMARLLEEWADDDTVKSVVVSGAGERGFCAGGDIVAIHRDASACSGAPGEGDAQADESPSAKFWWDEYRLNAGIAAYPKPYVALMDGIVMGGGVGISAHGNTRIVTDRTRLAMPEVGIGFVPDVGGTHLLSRVPDNLGLYAALTANPLNGADAIALGLADHYVPAERLADFRAAVGDSGVHDAVARFAIEPPAAPIAERRDWIAHAFAADTVTEIVARCRAVGTPDAAKVADTIAAKSPTALAVTLRSVRAAADDASLEDTLVREYRVSVRCLEHPDMAEGIRAQVIDKDRNPAWAPDASPEQLDAFFAPLPRDLTFDADN; this is translated from the coding sequence GTGACCGAACCGTCCGTGCTCGCCGACAAGGCCGGGTCGGCCGCATACCTGGTGCTCAACCGGCCCGCATCGATCAATGCGCTCGACCACGAGATGGTGCTCGAGATGGCACGTCTGCTCGAGGAATGGGCCGACGACGACACGGTGAAGTCGGTTGTCGTCTCCGGTGCCGGAGAGCGCGGATTTTGCGCGGGCGGCGACATCGTCGCCATCCATCGCGACGCCTCGGCATGCAGCGGTGCACCCGGCGAGGGGGACGCGCAGGCCGACGAGTCGCCGTCGGCAAAGTTCTGGTGGGACGAATACCGTCTCAACGCCGGGATCGCCGCCTACCCCAAGCCCTACGTGGCGCTCATGGACGGGATCGTCATGGGTGGCGGAGTGGGCATCTCGGCGCACGGCAACACCCGGATCGTCACCGACCGCACGCGTCTGGCCATGCCCGAGGTCGGTATCGGGTTCGTCCCCGACGTCGGCGGAACGCACCTGCTGTCGCGGGTTCCGGACAACCTGGGACTCTACGCCGCACTCACCGCGAACCCGCTCAACGGTGCCGACGCCATCGCGCTCGGCCTCGCCGACCACTACGTTCCGGCGGAGAGACTCGCCGACTTCCGAGCCGCAGTGGGCGACTCCGGGGTCCACGACGCGGTGGCACGCTTCGCCATCGAGCCACCGGCTGCCCCCATCGCCGAGCGGCGTGACTGGATCGCGCACGCGTTCGCGGCCGACACGGTCACCGAGATCGTGGCACGCTGCCGCGCGGTCGGTACGCCCGACGCGGCGAAGGTGGCCGACACCATCGCCGCGAAAAGCCCGACGGCACTGGCGGTCACCTTGCGATCGGTACGGGCCGCCGCCGACGATGCCTCGCTCGAGGACACCCTGGTGCGTGAATACCGCGTGTCGGTGCGGTGCCTGGAGCATCCGGACATGGCCGAGGGGATCCGGGCCCAGGTCATCGACAAGGACCGCAATCCGGCCTGGGCGCCGGATGCGTCCCCGGAACAACTCGACGCCTTCTTCGCGCCGCTACCGCGCGACCTCACCTTCGACGCCGACAATTAG
- a CDS encoding siderophore-interacting protein, whose product MSYSKARIRDVEDLNPRFRRLVFDVDDLGRLSLPGVADEAVGLYVPSAGEHDVPDMSCRDGVWAFHDIDVAPQVRNYSIRHLDAATGSVVIDVVIHSTGPVTEFAQRARPGDRVTMSHARGWYRPPPETDWQILVADLAALPALARILTESDDDAPLIVVTELGDPSDVELLPEFAGTHLSDVGGNGYTPSRLAARMRDLDLPPGRGYCWFAGEAAESRSVRKYVRSELGWGRDDYDIIGYWRHDGERWSRQFEERGNGLFDVYRRAIADGKTEKQAAEEFDEALERAGL is encoded by the coding sequence ATGAGCTACTCGAAAGCCCGCATACGCGACGTCGAGGATCTCAACCCCCGGTTTCGGCGCCTCGTGTTCGACGTCGACGACCTCGGCCGACTCAGCCTGCCGGGGGTCGCCGACGAGGCGGTGGGACTCTATGTTCCGTCGGCCGGCGAACACGACGTCCCCGATATGAGCTGCCGCGACGGGGTGTGGGCCTTCCATGACATCGACGTCGCACCGCAGGTACGCAACTATTCGATTCGCCACCTCGATGCCGCGACGGGCAGCGTCGTGATCGACGTCGTGATCCATTCGACCGGCCCGGTCACCGAATTCGCCCAGCGCGCCCGACCCGGCGATCGGGTGACGATGTCGCACGCGCGGGGCTGGTACCGCCCACCACCCGAGACCGATTGGCAGATACTTGTCGCCGACCTCGCCGCCCTGCCCGCACTCGCACGCATTCTCACCGAGAGTGACGACGACGCGCCATTGATCGTCGTCACCGAACTCGGCGATCCCTCCGACGTCGAGTTGCTTCCCGAGTTCGCGGGTACTCACCTGTCTGACGTCGGCGGCAACGGATACACCCCGAGCCGCCTGGCGGCGAGAATGCGAGATCTCGATCTCCCACCGGGACGCGGCTATTGCTGGTTTGCCGGCGAGGCCGCCGAATCCCGCTCGGTGCGGAAATATGTGCGTAGCGAACTCGGTTGGGGCCGAGACGATTACGACATCATCGGTTATTGGCGACACGACGGCGAGCGGTGGTCCCGGCAGTTCGAGGAACGCGGTAACGGATTGTTCGACGTCTACCGGCGGGCGATAGCAGACGGCAAGACCGAAAAGCAGGCGGCAGAGGAATTCGACGAGGCGCTCGAACGTGCCGGTCTCTGA
- a CDS encoding histone-like nucleoid-structuring protein Lsr2, giving the protein MAKIQKVTFVDDLDGHEIDSDDAHTVSWSWLGVDYELDVSSANLDKVENGKVTVAKLLDVSTRVGGRKRATTTRSNSAPSSSSKSSSSPTTEIREWAIGAGYDVAPRGRLPKDIVDAYEAAH; this is encoded by the coding sequence ATGGCAAAAATCCAGAAAGTCACATTTGTTGATGACCTCGACGGTCACGAGATCGATTCCGATGATGCGCACACGGTTTCGTGGTCGTGGCTGGGTGTGGATTATGAGCTGGATGTGTCCTCGGCCAATTTGGACAAGGTCGAGAACGGCAAGGTGACCGTCGCCAAGCTGCTCGACGTCTCGACCCGAGTCGGCGGGCGCAAGCGAGCAACCACCACCCGCTCCAATTCGGCCCCGAGTTCCTCGTCGAAGTCCTCGTCGTCGCCCACCACCGAGATCCGTGAGTGGGCAATCGGTGCCGGCTACGACGTCGCTCCCCGTGGGCGTCTTCCCAAGGACATCGTCGACGCCTACGAAGCGGCTCACTGA
- a CDS encoding SDR family oxidoreductase, giving the protein MSTYAVTGSASGMGAAVAESLRAAGHTVIGIDRPGTDADITADLSTHDGRHAAIVGVIERCDGRLDGAVLAAGLGPRRGQEQTILDVNVLGVTELLTAWRTALAASGNAKVVVFGSNSTTSTPLVPRRAVRRLLGGDAVAAARQIRRRGQVAAPAAYAASKIAVAQWCRLHGTRPEWAGAGIRVNVIAPGPVMTPLLRSQLDGAQGKNVRSFPVPVREYGTPEQLAAWVMMMLSDNADFLCGAVITVDGGTEALLRARDWPHRLPLRSIPKLLWRMYRAPKDGQVAAY; this is encoded by the coding sequence ATGAGCACGTATGCGGTGACCGGCTCGGCGTCGGGAATGGGCGCGGCGGTCGCCGAATCCCTGCGCGCGGCGGGTCACACGGTCATCGGGATCGACCGGCCCGGAACCGACGCCGACATCACCGCCGATCTGTCCACTCATGACGGCCGGCATGCGGCCATCGTAGGCGTCATCGAGCGGTGTGACGGCCGGCTCGACGGTGCGGTGTTGGCCGCTGGGCTCGGCCCACGGCGCGGGCAGGAACAGACGATCCTGGATGTGAACGTGCTCGGGGTCACCGAACTCCTCACCGCCTGGCGGACTGCGCTGGCGGCCTCCGGAAATGCGAAAGTGGTTGTCTTCGGCTCGAATTCGACCACCTCGACCCCACTCGTGCCGCGTCGCGCAGTCCGCCGTCTCCTCGGCGGGGATGCCGTGGCGGCGGCGCGCCAGATACGTCGACGGGGCCAGGTGGCCGCACCGGCGGCCTACGCCGCGTCGAAGATCGCCGTCGCCCAATGGTGTCGGCTGCACGGCACCCGGCCGGAGTGGGCCGGCGCGGGCATCCGGGTGAACGTCATCGCGCCCGGGCCGGTGATGACGCCTCTGCTGCGCTCCCAGCTCGACGGTGCGCAGGGCAAGAACGTCCGGTCGTTCCCGGTCCCGGTGCGCGAATACGGAACCCCGGAACAGCTCGCCGCCTGGGTCATGATGATGCTCTCCGACAATGCCGATTTCCTGTGCGGAGCGGTCATCACGGTCGACGGCGGTACCGAAGCCCTGCTGCGGGCCCGGGACTGGCCTCACCGGCTGCCGCTGCGGTCGATACCGAAACTGTTGTGGCGCATGTACCGGGCGCCCAAGGATGGCCAGGTCGCTGCGTACTGA
- a CDS encoding MarR family winged helix-turn-helix transcriptional regulator yields the protein MASVDDKSIWPVPLYGDLADELLRLTRRKPAMHPDSVLDNSAFTILWVLSDGRARTLRELTVELDLEQSTVNRQVNAAIKQGYLERFAVEGSLSRRIRPTERGREAFDHDGLLRAQRLERVFADLSPGTPEALLHELRAYNDAYDRALHRQDHASRVAR from the coding sequence GTGGCATCTGTGGACGACAAGTCGATCTGGCCGGTGCCCTTGTACGGCGATCTCGCCGACGAACTGCTCCGCCTAACCCGTCGGAAGCCGGCGATGCATCCCGACTCGGTCCTGGACAATTCCGCGTTCACCATCCTCTGGGTGTTGTCCGACGGGCGTGCCCGCACGCTGCGTGAGCTCACCGTCGAGCTTGATCTCGAGCAGTCGACGGTGAACCGCCAGGTGAATGCGGCAATCAAGCAGGGTTATCTGGAGCGGTTCGCTGTCGAGGGGTCCCTCTCCCGTCGTATTCGCCCCACCGAGCGGGGTCGCGAGGCGTTCGACCACGACGGTCTGCTGCGAGCGCAACGTCTCGAGCGCGTCTTCGCCGACCTGTCGCCCGGCACCCCCGAAGCGCTATTGCACGAGTTACGGGCCTACAACGACGCCTATGACCGCGCGTTGCACCGCCAGGACCACGCCTCGCGGGTCGCGAGATGA
- a CDS encoding MFS transporter, producing MPVTSKKPDPSQAPHLQVVDDTEVPHAQTSAAGAMGTVITLCFAGLIASLMQTLIIPVQPELPALLGTSISSASWIITATLLAAAVAMPIAGRLGDMFGKQRILVGSGILLIVGSLICALSTSVWPLVAGRAVQGLAMGLIPVGISLMREVTPPRLTSMAVAAMSATLGVGGAIGLPLAAWISQEWTWHTLFWVSTVLAAIVTLAIVVVVPHVPDAAGGKLDVPGAIGLAVGLVAALIAVSKGNDWGWSSGATIGLLIGGLAVLVAWGLYEVRQQDPLVDLRTTARPAVLLTNLAAVAVGFGMMAQAIVIPALLETPAFTGYGLGQSILAAGLWMAPGGLMMMLLSPVSGLLINKIGAKFTLAIGATVLGIGYVVALFLMSSPWQLMLASIIGSAGVGIGYAAMPTLIMGAVPITEAGAAVGLNGLMRSIGTTVASAVMALVLATSTNTYFGREFPDQSTFHWCFLIAAAAAFVGVAITLCIPNSRPDTPAPSAVDNRTQVAAEA from the coding sequence ATGCCCGTGACAAGCAAGAAGCCAGATCCGAGCCAGGCGCCGCACCTTCAGGTCGTCGACGACACCGAGGTCCCACACGCCCAGACGTCCGCCGCCGGTGCGATGGGCACCGTCATCACCCTGTGCTTCGCCGGTTTGATCGCCTCACTGATGCAGACGCTGATCATCCCGGTTCAGCCCGAACTCCCGGCTCTGCTCGGGACATCGATCTCCAGTGCGTCATGGATCATCACCGCGACCCTGCTGGCCGCCGCCGTCGCCATGCCGATCGCCGGACGTCTCGGCGACATGTTCGGCAAACAGCGAATCCTGGTCGGCAGCGGCATTCTGCTCATTGTCGGCTCATTGATCTGCGCCCTCAGCACATCGGTGTGGCCGCTGGTCGCCGGCCGCGCGGTCCAGGGTCTGGCGATGGGCCTGATCCCGGTGGGCATCAGCCTCATGCGCGAGGTCACCCCACCGCGGCTGACGTCGATGGCGGTGGCCGCCATGAGTGCGACCCTGGGTGTGGGCGGCGCCATCGGCCTCCCGCTGGCTGCCTGGATCTCTCAGGAATGGACCTGGCACACCCTGTTCTGGGTCTCCACGGTCCTGGCCGCCATCGTGACGCTGGCCATCGTCGTGGTGGTTCCGCACGTCCCCGATGCCGCCGGCGGCAAACTCGACGTGCCCGGCGCGATCGGCCTGGCCGTCGGTCTGGTCGCCGCTCTCATCGCCGTGTCCAAGGGTAACGACTGGGGCTGGTCGTCGGGCGCCACGATCGGCTTGCTCATCGGCGGGCTGGCGGTGCTCGTGGCATGGGGCTTGTACGAAGTGCGCCAGCAGGATCCGCTGGTCGACCTGCGCACCACCGCCCGGCCGGCGGTGCTGCTGACCAACCTCGCCGCCGTCGCTGTCGGATTCGGCATGATGGCGCAGGCGATCGTCATCCCGGCGCTGTTGGAAACCCCCGCCTTCACCGGGTACGGCCTGGGGCAGTCCATCCTGGCCGCGGGTCTGTGGATGGCTCCCGGTGGCCTGATGATGATGCTGCTGTCCCCGGTGTCGGGGCTGCTGATCAACAAGATCGGCGCCAAGTTCACCCTGGCGATCGGTGCCACCGTCCTGGGCATCGGATACGTGGTGGCGCTGTTCCTGATGAGCTCCCCGTGGCAGCTCATGCTCGCGTCCATCATCGGTTCCGCCGGCGTGGGTATCGGGTATGCCGCCATGCCCACCCTCATCATGGGGGCGGTGCCCATCACCGAGGCCGGTGCCGCGGTCGGACTCAACGGCCTGATGCGCTCCATCGGCACCACGGTCGCCTCGGCCGTCATGGCCCTGGTCCTCGCCACGTCGACGAACACCTACTTCGGCCGCGAGTTCCCCGATCAGTCAACGTTCCACTGGTGCTTCCTGATTGCCGCGGCCGCCGCATTCGTCGGTGTGGCCATCACGCTGTGCATCCCCAACTCACGTCCCGATACCCCGGCCCCGAGCGCTGTGGACAACCGGACCCAGGTCGCCGCCGAGGCATGA
- a CDS encoding GntR family transcriptional regulator yields MTGLPAYRSLADDLRARIAQGRYPDGVRLPTESELSAEYGLSRQTVRRAFQDLVSEGVVYRVPGRGTFATDGGGRYLRQLGSIEDLMNLSADTAMTVLRSPSRRVDLEAAGRLRLDTDVVYRIVFARQHGDVPFVVTTVWWPEPIAAHLLDHPDLVCGATSSHTMIGLLEPHLSHPIDECAQSITAVTATAELASGLGCAEGEAVLRVDRLYTDSRGDAVELAVSHFLPEHYTYRVTLRRALR; encoded by the coding sequence GTGACCGGGCTACCCGCATACCGATCGCTCGCCGACGACCTGCGTGCGCGAATTGCGCAGGGCCGCTACCCCGATGGGGTCCGGTTGCCGACCGAGTCCGAGCTGTCCGCAGAGTACGGGCTGAGTCGGCAGACCGTCCGTCGGGCCTTTCAGGATCTCGTGTCCGAGGGAGTGGTGTACCGGGTTCCGGGCCGGGGCACCTTTGCAACCGACGGCGGCGGACGCTACCTACGGCAGCTCGGTTCGATCGAGGATCTGATGAACCTCTCCGCCGACACCGCGATGACGGTTCTCCGCTCTCCCTCGCGGCGGGTCGATCTCGAGGCCGCCGGGCGTCTGCGTCTGGACACCGATGTGGTGTACCGCATCGTCTTTGCGCGCCAGCACGGCGACGTGCCGTTTGTGGTGACCACCGTGTGGTGGCCGGAACCGATCGCGGCGCACCTGCTCGATCACCCCGATCTCGTCTGCGGCGCAACGAGTTCACACACGATGATCGGACTACTGGAACCGCACCTGTCCCATCCCATCGACGAGTGTGCGCAGTCCATCACGGCGGTGACGGCGACGGCGGAGCTGGCGAGCGGACTCGGATGCGCCGAGGGTGAGGCGGTGTTGCGGGTCGACCGCCTCTACACCGATTCGCGCGGGGACGCGGTGGAATTGGCGGTCAGTCACTTCCTGCCCGAGCACTACACCTACCGGGTCACCCTGCGGCGAGCGCTCCGATAG
- a CDS encoding acyl-CoA dehydrogenase family protein, translating to MSDLNAEEAFLVETVRAFIDRDVRPTVQQVEHDNAYPATWIEQMKQIGIYGLAVPEEYGGSPVSMPCYARVTQELARGWMSLAGAMGGHTVVAKLLTLFGTEEQKQTYLPRLATGEMRATMALTEPGGGSDLQSMTTLAREEGDDLVISGSKTWISNARRSGLIALLCKTDPKAQPRHRGISIVLCEHGPGLTVSRDLPKLGYKGVESCELSFDGYRVPRSAILGSVAGKGFSQMMKGLETGRIQVACRALGVATAALEDSLAYAQQRESFGQPIWKHQSIGNYLADMATKLTAARQLTWHAAEQYDRGRRCDMEAGMAKLYASEVAMEIALNAVRIHGGYGYSTEFDIERYFRDAPLMIVGEGTNEIQRNVIAAQLVARGGL from the coding sequence GTGAGCGATCTGAACGCCGAAGAAGCCTTCCTCGTCGAGACCGTACGCGCGTTCATCGACCGTGACGTCAGGCCGACGGTGCAGCAGGTCGAGCACGACAACGCCTATCCGGCGACGTGGATCGAGCAGATGAAGCAGATCGGCATCTACGGTCTCGCGGTGCCCGAGGAGTACGGCGGGTCGCCGGTGTCGATGCCGTGCTACGCCCGGGTGACCCAGGAACTCGCGCGCGGATGGATGAGCCTCGCCGGCGCCATGGGCGGGCACACCGTCGTCGCCAAACTGCTCACCCTCTTCGGTACCGAGGAGCAGAAGCAGACCTACCTGCCACGCCTGGCGACCGGTGAGATGCGGGCGACGATGGCGTTGACCGAGCCGGGTGGCGGATCGGATCTGCAGAGCATGACAACTCTCGCCAGAGAAGAGGGCGACGACCTGGTGATCTCGGGGTCCAAGACCTGGATCTCCAACGCCCGCCGCTCGGGTCTGATCGCGTTGCTGTGCAAGACCGACCCCAAAGCGCAACCACGACACCGGGGAATCTCCATCGTGTTGTGCGAACACGGCCCGGGACTGACGGTGTCGCGCGATCTGCCGAAGCTCGGCTACAAGGGTGTCGAGAGCTGTGAGCTGTCCTTCGACGGTTATCGCGTTCCACGCTCGGCGATTCTGGGATCGGTTGCCGGTAAAGGGTTCTCCCAGATGATGAAGGGGTTGGAGACCGGGCGCATCCAAGTCGCCTGCCGTGCACTGGGAGTCGCGACCGCCGCGTTGGAGGATTCACTCGCCTACGCCCAGCAGCGGGAGTCCTTCGGGCAGCCGATCTGGAAGCATCAGTCGATCGGCAACTACCTGGCCGACATGGCCACCAAATTGACCGCCGCTCGGCAGCTCACGTGGCATGCCGCCGAGCAGTACGACCGTGGCCGACGTTGCGACATGGAGGCGGGCATGGCGAAGCTGTACGCGTCGGAGGTGGCAATGGAGATCGCTCTCAACGCCGTGCGCATTCACGGCGGGTACGGCTATTCGACGGAGTTCGACATCGAACGTTACTTCCGGGACGCGCCGCTGATGATCGTCGGCGAGGGCACCAACGAGATCCAGCGCAATGTGATCGCCGCTCAGCTCGTCGCGCGCGGTGGTCTCTGA
- a CDS encoding MaoC family dehydratase, whose product MSEPIAVGGPYFDDLHHGQVFDDAPSATLTDGLAAVHQSIVGDRLRLPLDAHLSACVTGADTGAVAHPGLVSDLAIGQSTIATHHVKANLFYRGLRFLSYPTIGDTLTTVTEVVGLRENTPKPGRAPTGLAALHMITTDQHGGPVLDFYRCAMLPLSPDARPDRTMHADDLSTVGPGEVSAPVLPDWDLAAFRDNVAGRHFSLDLAGRVYHSSADVVSSAPELARATLNVAATHHDERIGVHGRLVYGGHTIGLALAQATRALPNLLTVTSWDSCDHTGPVHEGDTLTSELTVLDATPLNTGGLVHLRSVVSAHRPGNNPAEVLDWTFWALMA is encoded by the coding sequence ATGAGTGAACCCATCGCGGTGGGCGGACCGTACTTCGACGATCTGCACCACGGGCAGGTCTTCGACGACGCGCCGTCGGCCACCCTCACCGACGGCCTCGCCGCGGTCCATCAGTCGATCGTCGGCGATCGCCTCCGGCTACCGCTCGACGCACATCTGTCGGCGTGTGTCACCGGCGCGGACACCGGCGCGGTTGCCCACCCCGGGCTCGTCTCCGATCTGGCGATCGGACAGTCCACCATCGCCACCCATCATGTGAAAGCCAACCTGTTCTACCGCGGGCTGCGGTTCCTGAGCTACCCCACGATCGGGGACACTCTCACCACGGTCACCGAGGTCGTCGGCCTCCGGGAGAACACACCAAAGCCAGGGCGGGCGCCCACCGGACTGGCTGCTCTGCACATGATCACCACCGATCAACACGGTGGTCCGGTGCTCGACTTCTACCGTTGCGCGATGCTGCCGTTGTCGCCGGATGCCCGCCCCGATCGCACGATGCACGCCGACGACCTGTCCACCGTCGGGCCGGGCGAGGTGTCCGCGCCGGTGCTGCCCGATTGGGATCTGGCAGCTTTTCGCGACAATGTTGCCGGCCGGCACTTCTCGCTCGATCTGGCCGGACGGGTCTATCACTCCAGCGCCGACGTGGTCTCCAGCGCACCGGAGCTCGCCCGCGCAACGCTGAATGTGGCTGCCACCCACCATGATGAGCGGATCGGTGTGCACGGTCGTCTCGTGTACGGCGGACACACCATCGGGCTGGCGCTGGCCCAGGCGACCCGGGCCCTCCCCAATCTGCTCACCGTCACGTCGTGGGATTCCTGTGATCACACCGGTCCCGTGCACGAAGGTGACACGCTCACCAGCGAACTCACCGTTCTCGACGCGACTCCGCTGAACACCGGCGGGCTCGTACATCTGCGGTCGGTGGTGTCCGCACACCGACCCGGTAACAACCCCGCCGAGGTCCTCGACTGGACCTTCTGGGCCCTCATGGCCTGA
- a CDS encoding CoA transferase has product MTQHTTGTPARRPLDGLHIVEVSSFVASPLCGLTLAQLGATVIRVDPIGGAADINRWPHTDGHNGAPVGTSIYWTGLNKGKHSVTVDMRSPEGQQTIQDLVTESGAGGGILVTNAGGRDWMSHATLSAIRPDVITLELLGGSDGTPAVDYTVNAGLGFPLLTGPTDHDGPVNQVLPAWDVVCGLYAALAITAAVRRREATGVGAAIRLPLEDTALSISSALGYLTEPQVNSSGRPATGNDVYGTYGTDFETADGGRVMVVALTRRHFRDLVSVTGTEQVVASLETALGADFDSETDRFEHRAVLNALFGKWFADHSTDHVCTALNATSVLAQRYRSFDEVVSAGTLAHNDLFATVDQPGIGEYLAAGLPARFDGEHFHTGPAPDLGSGVS; this is encoded by the coding sequence TTGACCCAGCACACCACCGGAACTCCCGCGCGCCGACCGCTCGACGGGCTGCACATCGTGGAGGTGTCCAGCTTTGTGGCCTCTCCCCTGTGCGGGCTGACCCTTGCACAGTTGGGCGCCACGGTCATTCGGGTCGATCCGATTGGCGGAGCCGCCGACATCAACCGCTGGCCGCACACGGATGGACACAATGGGGCACCCGTAGGGACGTCGATCTACTGGACCGGACTGAACAAGGGCAAGCACTCCGTCACCGTCGATATGCGAAGCCCGGAGGGACAGCAGACGATTCAGGACCTCGTCACCGAATCCGGCGCCGGCGGCGGGATTCTGGTCACCAACGCCGGTGGCCGTGACTGGATGAGCCACGCGACGCTGTCGGCGATCCGGCCCGACGTCATCACCCTCGAACTGCTCGGCGGCAGCGACGGCACCCCGGCGGTGGACTACACCGTCAACGCCGGACTCGGCTTCCCGCTGCTCACCGGGCCGACCGACCACGACGGACCGGTCAATCAAGTACTCCCCGCCTGGGATGTGGTCTGCGGACTCTACGCCGCGCTGGCCATCACCGCGGCGGTCCGACGCCGTGAGGCCACCGGCGTCGGCGCCGCCATCCGCCTACCGCTCGAGGACACGGCCCTGTCGATCTCCTCGGCACTCGGATATCTCACCGAGCCCCAGGTGAACAGCAGTGGACGACCAGCTACCGGCAATGACGTCTACGGCACGTACGGAACCGATTTCGAGACCGCCGACGGCGGGCGGGTGATGGTGGTCGCGTTGACCCGCCGTCACTTTCGTGACCTCGTGTCGGTTACTGGAACCGAGCAGGTGGTGGCGTCCCTCGAGACAGCACTGGGCGCCGACTTCGATTCGGAAACAGACCGTTTCGAGCACCGAGCCGTACTCAATGCGCTGTTCGGCAAGTGGTTCGCCGACCACTCCACCGACCACGTGTGCACCGCGCTCAACGCCACTTCCGTCCTGGCACAACGTTATCGGAGCTTCGACGAGGTGGTGTCCGCCGGCACGCTCGCCCACAACGACCTGTTCGCAACCGTCGATCAGCCCGGCATCGGCGAGTACCTGGCCGCGGGCCTGCCGGCACGCTTCGACGGTGAGCACTTCCATACCGGCCCCGCACCCGACTTGGGTTCGGGCGTCAGCTGA